The genomic interval aacttccgctgcccggtagccatggggaagggtcccacgatgtccatcccccattggtcgaacaggcaggccacagttgatgctttcatctcatctgccggtcggtgggacatgctgtgatacttctgacaggatagacaatttgccacggtccgggcagcatccttttgaagtgttggccaaaaatacccggctagcaaaatcttcctggttaatgaccgtccgcctggatgtccaccgcacgaaccttggtgcacttctcgaaggatgtactcggcatcttcccagctgacgcattttaggagcggacgggagaaggccttcttgtagagttgatctcctacgagggtgaaccgactagcccttctcttTAGTAAGTGAGCTTCTTGCCGGTCGGATGGggtagctcccgagcgcaaaaactccacaatagttgtcctccagtcgctcgggtatgtgatgccctccatccgatcgacatgtgctactaaagatacttgctcgatcggcttctgagagccgaccggggataacgcgcttgccagcttggccaattcgtccgccacttgattctccgcccgggggatcttctgaataatcacctccctaaagttgagcttaagtttttcaatagcttccacgtagagcttgagccttgtactatttatctcaaaaatccccgagatttgctgagcagccaactgggaatctaaatagaggatgacccggccggctccaacgtgccgagcggcctgcaatccagcaataagggcttcatattctgcttcgttgttgattgctcggtaatctagccggacggagagctgcatccgctctccttgaGGGGATAGCAAAActatgccaattccgctcccgtgtctagtggacgatccatccatgaacactttccacacagctttgggttccgggtcctgcacctctgtcacgaaatcggctaaggcttgtgccttgatagccgagcggggttgatattggatatcaaattcgcttagctcggttgtccatttgatgagccgtccggaagcttctggatttaaaagcactcgtcccaatgggctattggtcttgacgataatcgtgtgtgccaggaaataaggacgaagtctccgagcggcaaggatcagagcaaaggccaacttctcgagtccggtgtagcgagtttcaacatctttcaagatatgactaaggaaatatacaggttgctcctcccctcccgaccggactaacgctgatcccacagcctgctcggttgaggataagtaaatgtgcaacggttcgccgacagctggcttggccagcacaggtagggaatttaagtacgtcttcagttcttcaaaggcccgatcgcagtcttcgttccattggaactttgtggctttgcggaggattttgaagaacggaaggctccggtcggcagtcttggagatgaagcgtgatagcgctgtaatccgaccggtcagcctctgtacttccctcatgtttctgggcggtggcatgtcctgaagagccttcaccttgctaggattagcttcaataccccgttcggtcataatatagcccaagaaacgtcctcctttggcgccgaacaaacacttatgaggatttagcttgaccccatattttctgagtgtacggaaggtttcttccatatctttgcataaagtggccgctcagaaggatttgatgaggatgtcatctacatagacctccaggttgtgtccgatttgcttgcggaagaccttattcatcaatctttgatatgttgctccggcattcttcagtccgaacggcatcaccgtatagcaatacgtcccatccggtgtaacgaagctaactttttcctgatcttccggggcgagcggcacttgatgatagccttggtaggcgtccagcatacatataagcTCTCATTCGACTGTAGAActacgagctggtcgattcggggcagaggatagaaatccttcgggcaagctttgttcagatctctgaagtcgatgcacaccctccatttgttgcccggcttggagacgagcaccacatttgctaaccagcttgggaattgaacctcccgtatgtggtcggcctctaagagcctttctacctccgctcgaatgataatattctgctcggcactgaaatctcttctcctttgttttactggccgagcgtccggccgaacgtgaagcttatgttgggctatgctaGGGGAGACACCggacagctcatgcgtcgaccaagcgaagacgtcatgattcatctggaggcatttgaccacttcttctttctgttcgtcctccaggtcggcggcaataaaggttgtagcctccgatcggctcggatggatctgaacctcctccttttcatcataaattaaagcaggaggtttctcggttatggcgtgtacctcgatccgtggagcctttcgcgcggcgctggattcggctcggaccatttccacatagcatttccgagcggctaactgatctcctcgtacttcaccgattttgtcctcgaccgggaatttgatcttctgatagaacGTCGACAAATCGGAATTAACGCCGGCcgccccagtatcacgttgtaggatgaagagtcgaccaccacaaagtttgttgtcctcgttctCCGGGCGGTTCTTccctaaggagatagccagtcttaccCGACCGAAGAACCTCATTGCCAGTAAACCGTagaggggttgtcatgggcagcagcttgatcgatttgtagttgatcaaaggcctttctgaagatgatgcGAGCtgccggtgtcaatgaagatacggtggatgatgtagttggctatcaccgctttgatgataagggcatcatcatgcggcacttcaactccttaagATCCTTGGGCTGgcgatctcgggtccgctcgccttttcttggctgcaacccacctcatggattctgagctgccggatgcttgcctttctcgccctgtgtgaatctcctccggtcggcccacccgcaataatattgatttctccccgggaggtgttgtttctgttctcctcttcccgagcggactgcctaggtcgctTATTGGACATTCGAGAGCGATCTTCATGCCTTAGAGGGAAGCGCTGTTCGGGAGATCTCCTATATGTTCGCCGACcggactcttgatgccgctgccgGCGGTCGAGCGAAGGCGATCGTCGAGGGCCACCCCGTCGTACAGGATGGGTGATTGAAGGTAGGCCCcaacagtcgcgggtgttgtgggagtcagtattatggaaagagcaaaacattggggtccataccctctttttcttcatctttgaccgctcggccgctacctcttggaccaccggggacttcgcatgatgtgcccgggatgcctcaactcttggtcctcttggtggctgatgggcagcgggctgcttcAGTTAGGCTTGGGCcggacgttcggcatgagttcccttccgtcgggtagcctccgcctcttccacatttatatactcattcgcccggtgtagcatgtggtcgtagtctctgggcggtttgcgaatgagcgcgcggaagaagtccccttccgcgaggccttgcgtgaatgcgtttaccattgtctccgaggtggctgtggggatgtccatcgCTATTTGATTAAACCGCTGTATATATGCTtggagagattctcttggttcttgtttgatggtgaacaggctgacgcttgtcctttgataacgtcggctgctcgcaaagtgatgaaggaatgccgttcggaactcctggaagctagtgatagagccgtccggaagcctccgaaaccacctatgtgcagattccgatagagtggtgagaaatacacggcactttacgccatcagagtactgatgcaaggtggcgatgctgtcgaacttccccaaatgatcgtcggggtcggtcgttccattgtaagctccgatcggcggtggtgtatagtattttggtaacggatcccgatgtatggcttcagagaattgtcggtgaacctgctcgggtggtGCGTCCGCTCGaggagctttgcccttcctatgatcccgaatgggaggctcatcggatgaagatccttgctccccgtgagtACGGAAGAGAGCCcgagggaaccctcctgttgaaacatattccgggcggtctgcttgcgccgcccggcctgctgaagccgaggtttgttgttgcgctcgctcagccagtgctttctccttttgctgcgccactatcttggctgccctcgcctcaACTACTGcgtcaaactcttcttgtgagagtgccacggtatgtagtcttccatTCCCATTGCTTACGCCGGATGCGAGTGCGTTCCCAcaggcgccaaattgatcccgaACCGTGGTCAAAGGGACGTGGTGCTCCTCGATCCTCGAGTGCTCCAActcaacaaaaccgagccgggaggtgtccggcgacggccctcgacgcttaagtcaggcgaggaataacaaagaggtggcttcagagattcaaCCTCctgtgaagaaatggagaccttatatagacctctcgaaggagcctgggcgcgccaatcaaagcaatcacctgctttcgaccatgcccaggtatgggtctgtcagaaggacatccataaggccataccgctactataCCAACCTCTCcacgatgtgacggcgagatcctccctcGTGCaaacttgtgtacggcataatcatcagacacgcctttgctgacatcccatatcccgagccgaaagaataggccgctcggctaacctttgtatcctcgcccttatcctggccgaacggaccacccgctcggcccttcggttccagccgggtagacacccgctcggccattcggttctcccgccttggcgtcggaaacccaagcccatggctgggttatctctggctccgctcggaccagctTAGCGCGACCATTACCtgcttggccagccctccatccgttcTTATGCCGgaacccttcaggaagtgggtcccccattcttaccgccggatcaacttCCATTGTAAACTTCGTCACCTCGTCTCCTAAACGTCTTAGTGATTTACAATCTGCTCAACAAGAAGAGATTGCATATATGTTGGCTATTGGTGAGTGTGAATCTGGTACAGGAGCTAATCAAATTAGTACATTGCATAGACCTGGTGCTATTCGTTGGAGCTCTCATTATGATTCTATTAGGAACTTGATAGACATGTATGCAGCAACTTGTAAGATCCTTGGAAATCTCAGTGAAAATGGGCCAAATGGTACAATACGTGGGGAAGCTTGTGGTTTATGCAACATGATTATgagttttgaatttgtatttgtgttgtttTTGATGGAAAAGATCTTAGAAACCACTGACATTCTTTGTCAAGCTCTACAAAATAAATCACAAGACATTGTGAATGCTTTAAAATTTGTCTCAACCACAAAAGTCATCCTTCTAAAATTTAGAGAAGATGGTTGGGATGAATTTTTTATGAAAGTAAAGGTTTTTTGTGAACGACATAATATTGAGATGCCTGATATGAGCTGTGGTTATAAAGTTAATCGTTATTGTCAACAACGGGATCATGTTACAGTTGAGCATCATTATCACTATGATATTTTTAATGCTGCAATAGATTTTCAAGTGATGGAACTAAATTGTAGATTCAGTGAGGCGACAATGGAACTTCTTGCTCTTTGTTCAGCTTTGGATCCTActgattcatttaaaaaatttaatatcggCGATATTTGCAAGCTTGCATCAAAATTTTATCCGGCTGATTTTACTCAACAAGAAATTCATGCTTTGAGAGTTGAATTGGAGCACTATCAACTTGACATAGTTTGTGATCATGAGTTTCAACAAATTTCTA from Zingiber officinale cultivar Zhangliang chromosome 6B, Zo_v1.1, whole genome shotgun sequence carries:
- the LOC121991514 gene encoding zinc finger MYM-type protein 1-like, whose amino-acid sequence is MLAIGECESGTGANQISTLHRPGAIRWSSHYDSIRNLIDMYAATCKILGNLSENGPNGTIRGEACGLCNMIMSFEFVFVLFLMEKILETTDILCQALQNKSQDIVNALKFVSTTKVILLKFREDGWDEFFMKVKVFCERHNIEMPDMSCGYKVNRYCQQRDHVTVEHHYHYDIFNAAIDFQVMELNCRFSEATMELLALCSALDPTDSFKKFNIGDICKLASKFYPADFTQQEIHALRVELEHYQLDIVCDHEFQQISTLSGLYREMIVTKKAESYVMIQRLIRLVLTLPVSTATAERAFSSMKFLKMARRNKMDDDLLFDCMILYIE